The Halalkalibacter krulwichiae genome has a segment encoding these proteins:
- a CDS encoding gamma carbonic anhydrase family protein: MIYPYKGKTPVVDESVFIAPGAAVIGDVVVGEQSSIWFNAVLRGDEGKIEIGNRCSVQDNVSIHLFEGMPVIVEDEVTIGHNAIIHGSKIGRRSIVGMGSTILDGVEIGEECIIGANTFIPQGKKIPPRSLVIGSPGEVVRSLNEKDLDLIQLSIDTYIKRGQEYKEEL; the protein is encoded by the coding sequence ATGATTTATCCGTATAAAGGAAAGACACCTGTTGTTGATGAGTCTGTCTTTATAGCTCCAGGTGCAGCCGTAATTGGTGATGTTGTAGTAGGGGAACAGTCTAGCATATGGTTCAATGCGGTATTACGAGGTGATGAAGGAAAAATAGAGATTGGGAATAGGTGTAGCGTTCAAGATAATGTATCGATACATCTCTTTGAAGGAATGCCAGTGATTGTTGAAGATGAAGTAACGATAGGCCACAATGCGATTATTCACGGTAGTAAGATTGGTAGAAGGTCAATAGTTGGAATGGGTTCTACTATTCTAGATGGAGTTGAAATAGGGGAGGAGTGTATCATTGGTGCTAATACGTTCATTCCTCAAGGAAAGAAGATTCCTCCACGTTCTTTAGTGATTGGTTCTCCTGGTGAAGTCGTTCGCTCACTAAATGAAAAAGATTTAGATCTAATACAACTTTCCATTGATACATACATTAAGCGAGGGCAGGAATACAAAGAGGAATTATAA